One part of the Oncorhynchus clarkii lewisi isolate Uvic-CL-2024 chromosome 7, UVic_Ocla_1.0, whole genome shotgun sequence genome encodes these proteins:
- the LOC139413585 gene encoding nuclear receptor subfamily 1 group D member 1-like, producing the protein MENSPGGVILYAGSSGSASPSPGSPSSGYQTQSPRSSHSQSSSPEPVSFPEIGPLKRERGENRGGPSPKLVFQFPEANASTTTTSSGNTYAHPMLAKRPCGFTGTFTKTGGMVLLCKVCGDIASGFHYGVHACEGCKGFFRRSIQQNIHYKMCVKNESCLIMRMNRNRCQHCRFKKCLSVGMSRDAVRFGRIPKREKQRLLDEMQSYMNSLNESASMEIDSSPSSSEAPASPESGDSISSAYHNIFAQEDVKPVIKMAVNINNNNVRNNPAHESGYSHPAHQTHSHSNPSQGYQSHPTQSYQTPSRCPRNNNVDNAQYTYQPSSNQSQCPLSNGSQPAQTFQANQNSFPAGKSQNQTTCPWKLSGGAKVLACPLNACPVAPRDRSSQQIWEAFSQCFTPAVKEVVEFAKSIPGFQSLSQHDQVMLLKAGTFQVLMVRFCSLFDPKEKTVTFLNGQTYPLMSLRALGMGTLLDAMFEFSEKLGALGLEPDEMALFMAVVLVSADRSGMADVVAVEQLQESLIKALRSLITRRRPDDSTLFPKLLLRLPDLRTLNNLHSDKLLAFSIDL; encoded by the exons GTGGTGTGATACTGTATGCTGGCTCATCTGGTAGTGCCAGCCCCAGCCCTGGCAGCCCCTCCAGCGGGTACCAGACCCAGTCCCCCCGGTCCTCCCATTCCCAATCCTCATCTCCTGAGCCTGTCTCCTTCCCCGAGATCGGCCctctgaagagagaaagaggggagaacaGGGGAGGACCTTCACCCAAACTAGTCTTCCAGTTCCCTGAAGCCAATGCCTCTACAACCACTACATCCTCTGGCAATACCTACGCCCACCCTATGTTGGCCAAGAGGCCCTGCGGATTCACTGGCACCTTCACCA AGACAGGAGGCATGGTGCTCCTGTGTAAGGTGTGTGGGGACATTGCGTCTGGCTTCCATTACGGCGTTCACGCCTGTGAAGGCTGCAAGGGTTTCTTCCGCCGCAGCATCCAGCAGAACATCCACTACAAGATGTGTGTGAAGAATGAAAGCTGCCTGATCATGCGCATGAACCGCAACCGGTGCCAGCACTGCCGTTTCAAGAAGTGTCTCTCCGTGGGCATGTCCAGAGATG CTGTGCGTTTTGGGCGTATCCCCAAGCGTGAGAAGCAGAGGCTATTGGACGAGATGCAGAGCTACATGAACAGCCTCAATGAATCAGCATCCATGGAGATTGACtcctcaccttcttcctctgAGGCCCCAGCCAGTCCAGAATCTGGAGATTCCATTTCCTCTGCCTACCACAACATCTTCGCCCAAGAGGATGTGAAGCCAGTAATCAAGATGGCcgtcaacatcaacaacaacaatgtcCGTAACAATCCAGCACATGAGTCTGGCTACTCTCACCCGGCACACCAAACCcactcccattccaacccctctCAGGGGTACCAGTCACACCCCACACAAAGCTACCAGACCCCCTCGCGCTGCCCACGCAACAACAATGTTGACAACGCCCAGTATACCTACCAACCATCATCCAATCAGAGTCAATGCCCATTGTCCAATGGAAGCCAGCCAGCTCAGACCTTCCAAGCCAATCAAAACAGCTTTCCAGCTGGCAAGTCTCAAAACCAGACTACCTGCCCCTGGAAGTTGAGTGGAGGTGCCAAAGTTCTG gcgTGTCCCTTGAACGCATGTCCCGTGGCCCCCCGTGACCGTTCCAGCCAGCAGATATGGGAGGCCTTCTCCCAGTGCTTCACCCCAGCCGTCAAGGAGGTGGTGGAGTTTGCCAAGAGCATCCCAGGGTTCCAGAGTCTCAGCCAGCATGACCAGGTCATGCTGCTTAAGGCTGGCACCTTCCAGGTGCTGATGGTCAGATTCTGCTCGCTGTTCGACCCCAAGGAGAAGACGGTGACCTTCCTGAACGGCCAAACATACCCCCTGATGTCCCTGCGGGCGCTGGGCATGGGCACTCTGCTGGACGCCATGTTTGAGTTTAGTGAGAAGCTGGGAGCTCTAGGTCTAGAGCCCGATGAGATGGCCCTCTTCATGGCTGTGGTGCTAGTGTCTGCTG ACCGTTCAGGTATGGCTGACGTTGTTGCAGTGGAGCAGCTTCAGGAGAGTCTGATCAAAGCCCTGCGCTCGCTCATCACCCGCCGTCGCCCTGACGACAGCACCCTCTTCCCCAAGCTGCTGCTGCGCCTGCCCGACCTGCGCACCCTCAACAACCTGCACTCTGACAAACTGCTGGCCTTCAGCATCGACCTCTAA